A window of the Lepisosteus oculatus isolate fLepOcu1 chromosome 14, fLepOcu1.hap2, whole genome shotgun sequence genome harbors these coding sequences:
- the LOC138243075 gene encoding uncharacterized protein isoform X2 — protein MYVRVSRLLFGFSCRPSEVTLGNCSVSRTTRSYFYFIYGLHECSTERSVVQGRLVYSNTLRYAPPSSSAPVHRFIPFSVPVKCSFNRFHYSYKVGYVPTWARRRTFFKDLKNKHSFVLLTTNCKLLE, from the exons atgtacgtgagggtcagtcggctcctgttcggcttcagctgtcggccatcggaggtgaccttgggcaactgcagcgtcagccgaaccacacgcagttacttctacttcatctacgGGCTTCACGAGTGCAGCACCGAGCGATCG gttgtccagggccgcctggtgtactccaacactctccgctatgccccgccctcctccagtgcacctgtgcatcgcttcattcccttctctgtgccGGTCAAGTGCTCCTTcaacag gttccactactcctacaaggttggctatgtccccacgtgggccaggagaaggaccttcttcaaggacctgaagaacaagcacagctttgtcctgctcaccaccaactgtaagctccttgagtga